The nucleotide sequence GTAATTGGTGGCAGTGGAAGGTATGATCACAACTCCTGtgttaaaagatcttcactggctccctgtgcAGAGTCGCTCTTAGTTGGAACTGATGGTGATATTCAGAAATAAGGGGTTTGAATTCTTCTAAGTTAGGACGTTGTGAGCCATTGATATCATTGAGGGCTAAAGGGACAGGGATGCTTctgttccctctgctcctgagtaTTGATTGCTACTAACATGTAAGAGAGCTTTTAATTCCTCCTGCTCTTCCAGCTGAGTTCAGGATGGAGGGTGATTTATGAATGTATGAAAACGCTATTGTGTAAAGATGTTTTCATTTATCCATTTTATGTTATGTTGTTTTATTTGTAACTCAGTGTGCAGTTATCTTTGTAATCCATCCTGAAGAATTGCATTGCAGGAGGCAGGAtataagttttttttataaatgtatgaataattaaaataaatcacaGGAGCTCTATAAAAACATCACACAGGAGTTTTCAGAGGTGACTCCTAAAGTTTATGCTACATCACCATATTCTCTAATAACAGAGATCCCATATAGCCATTGTACAATCCTTCAAAAAGTCTGACCCTAACTCATTGAAAGCTTTTCATGCCATTGCCACTGACACATGattaatttctcctttttataaCCAACAGACAATGAGGTATTACAagaagagaagggggaggagaaaagagaaaagcacCCTATAGTACTAGCACTTATATCAGGAAATGTCTGTGAGAATCTTTCCCAGAGGTCTGAGGGGGGGAGACACTAGCCAAAGTCAGCAGGAATTGGAGAAGAAGCAGCGAGAACCTGCAAGAAACTCACCAGATGGAGTCACTGCATGTGTGAGAAGTGACAGGGAGCTCACAGACATCCATGAGCACCAGAAACAcctgagagcagagagacccttccATATTAATAGTTATCAAATGACTTCTAACTTCCACCAGAGAGAcctgagagcagagagacccttccAAAGTACtaacagtgatcaaatgactACTGAGCTccaacagagagaggagaaagtgaaaAACTCTTTTCACTGTGACACCTGTGGGAAAACCTTTGATCGGAAATGTCATTTAGTATTGCACCAGAAAACCCACACAGCAGCAAGACCTTTTCCATGCTCTcagtgtggaaaatgtttcaaacatAAGTTAACCCTGAAATTACACCAGCGAATCCACACTCAAGGGAACACATTCACTTGTATTAAATGTAAGAAAAACTTTTCTAGCAGGGAAGCCTTAGTAATACACCGAAGAACACACACAGGACAGAGACCCTCTCATTGCCCTCAAGATGGGAAATCTTACAGCTCTGAGTTCTCTTTATTAAATCACCAGAAAATGGAGACAgaagagagaacattttcatgttctgaaagTGGGGAAAACATCATTGACAAGCAAGATTTAATAATAAACCCAAATtcccagaaagaagaaaaattatgCATGTGTACTGGTGATGACAGAAACTTATATCAGAAAGAAAACTTCACAGAACAACTAAAATTACAAACAGGACAGAGAGCAATTTCAAGTAATGAGTGCAATGAAAGCTTATGTGAGGGGAAAATCTTTTCAGGGGACAGAAAAAACCTTACTGGTgggagaccattgtcttgtattCGATCTGAAAAAAACTTCAATGTGAAGGCAGATGTCGCACAAGAGAAGAAAATTCCCAAAGTAAAATTCCAATttatatgtactgagtgtggtaaaagctgcAGGTGGAAGAGTGACCTCATCATCCACCAGAGAATACACACGGGAGAAAAGCCATTtatatgtagtgagtgtggtaaaggTTTCAGTCACAAAGGAAACTTCAAAAGTCACCAGAGAattcacacaggagagaagccatttacatgtagtgagtgtggtaaatgTTTCAGTAACAAAGGAAACTTCAAATGTCACCAGATAATCCACACTGGAGTGAATCCATTTACTTGTAGTGAATGTGGTAAATGTTTCAGTAACAAAGGAAACTTCAAACGCCACCAGAAAAACAATTTACATATGAGAGTGGTAAAAGTTTAAGTAAGAAGATATCTTTCGCATGGCATCAGAGAATATTCACTGGAGTGAAACCAAGTCCTTGTTCTTTTTGTATTAATAGCTTCAGAACAGAGGAAGAAACTGCAAGCCACCAGAGAAGCCACACACAATTCAAAAACTCTCCTATAGTTTTTGGAGTTGTTAAAATGCCCTGATAAAGATATTAAAGAGTGGGATGCAGATGTGAGATTTGCATCGGCCTCATCAAAATCGGCCGGAGTCGCCATCTTACTAAACCGTCAACTCCCTATAAAAATTAGTCAAGAAATCAAAGACCCACAAGGGAAATATATTATCTTGGTTACTGAACTCGATCACCAGAAAGTGGTAATGTGTAATATCTATGCCCCTAACAACTATGAGCCGGGATTCTTTAGAGGCCTTTATACTCACCTACTCCCATACTCCACTGATACCTTGATAATAGGGGGCAATTTCAACACAGTCCGAGACACTCACCTAGATACATCTAAGAGCGGACGTTGTGAGCAGGGGATGGGTAAAGGACCTACTATGTTGGAGAAAAACTTGGATTTGTTAGATGTGTGGCGAACCTTACACCCCACAGAGCATGACTTTACCCATGTCTCACGAGCGCACGGGACCCACTCCCGCATTGACTACTTTCTCATAAGTTCTCAAGCGTTTGCGAGAGTCCGCGAAGCAGGTATTGATAACATAGCGATTTCGGACCATGGGCCGATATGGGTGGATTTGTGGACCTCACTAGTATCTCCCACACCTAAAATATGGCGATATCCATATTTCCTAGCCAATGATGGGAAATTTCGGGAATTTATTCTGAACAAATGGCAAGAACTTATAACCTTGAACAAGGAGCACGAATCCAACCCCGTATTACTATGGTACACTGCAAAAGCGGTGTTGCAAGGTGAGATAATATCATATGTTACCCAATATAGGAAAATGCTTAACCGCCGAATCTTAACACTATCCATACTTGCGCACCAATCTCGCCTTCACTGGGTGGCTGTAGGAACGAAAGAGGCTCGTACTGAATATCTAACTCATCAACATGCCCTAAGCTCATTACTTCACCAGCGGGCTAAAAAGAGCCACTTATATTATCAATTTCGTTTATACCAATATAGTAACAAAGCAGGGAAGATGATGGCTAACTTAATTTGCACTCAGCGCACCAATCACTTTATTCCAGTGTTGCGACCATCTCAGGGTCGGATGGTACGAGACACCCCTTCCATTTTGCAGTGCTTTCgcacttatttttctaatttatacACCACAGAGGGATGGAATAATACAGCATGTGATAAATTTTGTGCCCATCTATCCTTGCCACATTTAACGCCAGATCAGAAGGAAGGGCTTAACATGCCCATTACAGAAGCAGAGGCTAGCTTTGCTATACATCACTCAAAGGGCTTTAAAGCCCCAGGCCCGGATGAGTATACAGCAGAGTTCTAtaaacttctgcagaactctatCTCTCCCACATTGGCAGGTGTATTCACGGATTTGATAGATCAAGGCGCCTTTCCCCCAAATGCCAATCTTGCTCACATCACACTTCTACCAAAACCCGGTAAAGACTTGCTCTTGCCAGAATCATACCGGCCCATATCCCTTCTTAATTATGATCAGTAACTATTGACAAAGATACTGGCAGATAGGCTGGCGCTCATTCTCCCTACTCTAATCGGGGACCATCAAGTGGGCTTCGTATGCCAGAGATATGCTTTAGCTAATATACGCAGAGTATTAACAGCTATGACAATTTGTCAGCAAATGTCTAACCCATATTTGGTCATTAGTTTCGACGCCGGAAAGGCATTCGATAGAGTGGAATGGGACTACCTGTTTTGTATACTACATAGAATGGGTTTTGGAGGGTACTTTCTCAAGGCAATACACCTACTATATCAGGACCCTCAGGCGGTAATCACTGCCAACGGGGCACAATCACAACCCTTTCAgataaccaggggtacccgccaAGGTTGCCCCCTATCCCCACTATTGTTTATATTGCAATTAGAACCTCTTTTACTCGCCATACAGAACGCGCCTGAAATCCGAGGTGTCCGCTTTGGCCCACAGATCTTTAAATATGTGGCCTTTGCGGAcgatttattggtttttataacTAAGCCTCAGGCCTCATTACCTCCATTGATGCGAACTATAGAAAATTTTGGGACATTTTCTGGACTACGATTGAATGCATCCAAGTCTTCGGCATTAGCATTTCCAGCGACATTGCAGGTGCAATGGTGTGGGCAGTTCCCCCTACGGTGGGCGGGGGATGCATTTCGTTACCTGGTAGTCCGTATACCGGCCGACCCAGAGCAAATTTATGAGGTAAATATCCCAAGCTTAATTACTAAAACACAAGATATGTTAGCCCTATGGCAGACCCTCCCAATTTCCCTGGGCGGCCCGGTAAATCTGTTTAAAATGGCCATTCTTCCTCGATGGCTCTATCATTTGCAAAATTTACCCCTACTGGTGCGAAAGAAAGACCTGGCTAAGTTAGAGAGAGTGATTCATCAATTTATATGGAGGGGGGGAAATCGAGGAGGCCTGGGGCTCCTGGATCTGGCTCTATACAATTTGGCATGTAATATGCGACTAATACGGGATTGGCTAATAACCACACCCTTTTATACAGCAATTGAGGCCGACA is from Rhinatrema bivittatum chromosome 2, aRhiBiv1.1, whole genome shotgun sequence and encodes:
- the LOC115086004 gene encoding gastrula zinc finger protein XlCGF57.1-like, whose amino-acid sequence is MTSNFHQRDLRAERPFQSTNSDQMTTELQQREEKVKNSFHCDTCGKTFDRKCHLVLHQKTHTAARPFPCSQCGKCFKHKLTLKLHQRIHTQGNTFTCIKCKKNFSSREALVIHRRTHTGQRPSHCPQDGKSYSSEFSLLNHQKMETEERTFSCSESGENIIDKQDLIINPNSQKEEKLCMCTGDDRNLYQKENFTEQLKLQTGQRAISSNECNESLCEGKIFSGDRKNLTGGRPLSCIRSEKNFNVKADVAQEKKIPKVKFQFICTECGKSCRWKSDLIIHQRIHTGEKPFICSECGKGFSHKGNFKSHQRIHTGEKPFTCSECGKCFSNKGNFKCHQIIHTGVNPFTCSECGKCFSNKGNFKRHQKNNLHMRVVKV